From Leptolyngbya sp. KIOST-1, one genomic window encodes:
- a CDS encoding glycosyltransferase has translation MAATAPEPATSSTSSSPAPPTLSLSLAIPTYNEGQNIGPLVERLTQLLDSALPQDYELIVVDDNSPDLTWNTALELQSIYPQLRVLRRQEERGLSSAVIRGWQVARGRILGVIDADLQHPPEVLVGLLEAIQQGADLAVGSRHVEGGGVSEWSLMRRVLSRGAQTVGLLLLPQVVGRVSDPMSGYFMVRREAIAGPLLNPKGYKILLEVLGRGTINTIAEVGYVFQERQEGASKVTWRQYIDYIHHLLRLRLGGRLSRLHQRFPMQRFVRFGLVGLSGVVVDMAVLYLLHSTLGLPLTRSKIVAAEVAIINNFIWNDAWTFADISLQQQGWSARLKRFLKFNLVCLAGLVLNVLVLNLVYNLIFGQRWAYLANLVAIAVVTFWNFWLNLKLSWRVTQVK, from the coding sequence GTGGCCGCAACGGCACCTGAACCCGCTACCAGCTCCACCAGCAGCAGCCCAGCACCGCCAACGTTATCTCTGTCTCTGGCGATCCCGACTTACAACGAAGGTCAGAACATCGGCCCTCTGGTCGAGCGGCTGACCCAGCTGCTCGATAGCGCCCTGCCCCAGGACTACGAACTGATTGTGGTCGATGACAACAGCCCAGATCTAACCTGGAATACGGCGCTGGAGCTGCAGTCGATCTATCCGCAGCTGCGGGTGCTGCGGCGGCAGGAAGAGCGCGGCCTATCTTCGGCGGTGATTCGCGGCTGGCAAGTGGCACGAGGCCGCATTCTGGGGGTGATTGACGCCGACCTGCAGCACCCGCCGGAGGTGCTGGTCGGGCTGCTGGAGGCAATTCAGCAGGGCGCTGATCTAGCCGTGGGCAGTCGCCACGTGGAGGGGGGCGGCGTAAGCGAGTGGAGCTTGATGCGACGGGTGCTGTCACGGGGGGCGCAGACGGTGGGCTTGCTGCTGCTGCCCCAGGTGGTGGGCCGGGTGAGCGATCCGATGAGCGGTTACTTTATGGTGCGGCGAGAGGCGATCGCAGGCCCGCTGCTCAACCCCAAGGGCTACAAAATCTTGCTGGAGGTGCTGGGTCGCGGCACCATCAACACCATCGCTGAGGTGGGCTACGTGTTTCAGGAACGGCAGGAGGGGGCCAGCAAGGTGACCTGGCGGCAGTACATCGACTACATTCACCACCTGCTGCGGCTGCGGCTGGGGGGGCGGCTGTCGCGGCTGCACCAGCGGTTCCCGATGCAGCGATTTGTGCGCTTTGGCCTGGTGGGGCTGAGCGGCGTGGTGGTGGACATGGCTGTTCTCTACCTGCTGCACAGCACCCTGGGGCTACCCCTGACCCGTAGCAAAATTGTGGCGGCGGAAGTCGCTATTATCAACAACTTTATCTGGAACGATGCCTGGACCTTTGCCGATATCAGTTTGCAGCAGCAGGGCTGGTCGGCGCGGCTGAAGCGCTTTCTCAAGTTCAACCTGGTCTGTCTGGCGGGGCTGGTGCTGAATGTGCTGGTGCTGAACCTGGTCTACAACTTGATCTTTGGCCAGCGCTGGGCCTACCTGGCTAACCTGGTGGCGA
- a CDS encoding quinone-dependent dihydroorotate dehydrogenase, with product MKDPYRQFVRPLLFHGLTLDPEFLHYRAMDLLTWLGQPSPHPLAARIYPWLRRQLCLSDSRLVQTCWGLNFTNPIGLAAGFDKDGTAALAWPLMGFGAAELGTVTRYPQPGNPQPRLFRLVQDEAVLNRMGFNNRGAAALADRLGAYWSNERPGIPIGINLGKSKITELADAAEDYRFSFQQLYPYGDYFVVNVSSPNTPGLRSLQAADQLAPILTALQETNGDGKPILVKIAPDLDWPDIDAVVDLALAHGLAGIIATNTTIARAGLKTQSLLQTGNRVIDEVGGISGVPLRQRSTEVIRYIYQRTEGTLPIVGVGGIFTAADAWEKIVAGATLLQVYTGWIYEGPWMVRRVLAGLLAKLEEYQLPHIANAVGLSHRA from the coding sequence GTGAAAGATCCCTACCGCCAGTTTGTTCGCCCGCTGCTATTCCACGGCCTCACCCTGGACCCAGAATTTCTCCACTACCGCGCCATGGACCTGCTGACCTGGCTGGGGCAGCCGAGTCCCCACCCGCTGGCGGCTCGCATCTACCCGTGGCTGCGGCGGCAGCTCTGCCTCAGTGACTCGCGGCTGGTCCAAACCTGCTGGGGCCTCAACTTCACCAACCCGATTGGCCTGGCTGCGGGGTTTGACAAAGATGGAACCGCTGCCCTGGCCTGGCCTCTAATGGGATTTGGGGCCGCAGAACTGGGCACTGTGACTCGCTATCCCCAGCCGGGCAACCCCCAGCCCCGCCTGTTTCGCCTGGTGCAGGATGAGGCGGTGCTGAACCGGATGGGGTTTAATAATCGCGGTGCAGCCGCGTTGGCCGATCGTCTCGGCGCTTACTGGTCCAACGAACGCCCTGGCATTCCGATTGGCATCAACCTGGGCAAATCGAAGATTACCGAGTTGGCCGATGCCGCTGAGGACTATCGGTTTAGCTTTCAGCAGCTCTACCCCTACGGCGACTACTTTGTGGTCAACGTGTCGTCCCCCAACACCCCTGGGCTGAGGTCGCTTCAGGCTGCCGATCAGCTGGCCCCCATTCTGACCGCGCTGCAGGAGACCAATGGTGACGGCAAGCCAATTTTGGTCAAAATTGCCCCCGACCTGGACTGGCCCGACATCGACGCCGTGGTCGATCTGGCCCTGGCCCACGGGCTGGCGGGCATCATTGCCACCAATACCACCATTGCCCGCGCCGGACTCAAAACCCAGAGCCTGCTTCAGACCGGCAACCGGGTCATCGACGAGGTGGGCGGCATTAGCGGCGTGCCCTTGCGCCAGCGATCGACGGAGGTGATTCGCTATATCTACCAGCGCACTGAAGGCACCCTGCCGATTGTAGGAGTGGGAGGCATTTTTACAGCTGCCGATGCCTGGGAAAAAATTGTGGCTGGCGCTACCCTGCTCCAGGTCTACACTGGCTGGATCTATGAAGGCCCCTGGATGGTGCGGCGCGTGTTGGCCGGGCTGCTGGCCAAGCTGGAAGAGTACCAGCTGCCCCACATCGCCAACGCGGTGGGGCTGAGCCATCGAGCGTAG
- a CDS encoding GAF domain-containing protein, translating into MAQSQPHQPSYDRHDHKIMALSRVLKALRGATTAEEAVTLALSHVHQEFSFEVAWVGLYDRVNHRLVTKGCHSPRQMRSIRTVLNLTPGDVMEQVVVQQRPLIVADLQNEIRAGEWGTIAKQLALQSAIIFPIKRQDVCFGLLVLASPAWGKTASLGERSYLAIVLGELAEALHHFESEQQRQRTKRVEQPLLALIARLGTQPDIDSQLREIVRETQRFIAPQRTRIFWFEPKGNYFWQRTPSPPARAAAPEEERSLQIAVDEVRGLYQALGNQQLVVVGESRGALKAIVSDRLMQQLQAQSLMIAPITRQGDLMGFLSVEGTAPRIWDESEKQFLIGTAQLLGVALPAAVAKETGRQSELDQHLTTGVIQGIHGDADWHSTLQTCFTVLRDRLSIQQFFVLLFNPDRNGYDLCFQSQANRPKGVPLLWPCLDDVDWQMLERSPSAISIDNLTHELKLMAWRPHLLDLGAQAVLVGNVAPSNAPEGLVLIGDNISRQWTTTEQSLFEAVARQIGVILHQWQLQRQIDQQQHIYESIQWGLQALHKGLHPDQLEQVTLQHIMQLLHGSAVLLVTWQPGTPTATVSQVVSQDTSVSVDTHHPIPVGSDALINWALQTDGMLPLCVDELPAETKTWFRTTAGSRLLITALRTAPSHAVAGIAIAVSPPHRQWANHHFTIFRLLTSQLAWSRRHLAMTTMLTQQRQELENLNWYKHHRLEDLYRMLGKLSQDLAHLQAKDTAIAGELQLLHGQIAAVTENAEAVLVGERWQLHREHQTMPLISLLNRLIERVNPILEARQLWSKVHNESNVVLGGDMLKLELILYEVMAAACNRSPIGGRIDLWCRVLNLDWVELSVTDDGQCPPRLLEELSQSQLPDVLAPSTLDGPPGLHLAICKLLIDQLGGEISFSTLDDGRTHSRMLLPLAAYPEQHKAKPIMNPAAIETSHPSPT; encoded by the coding sequence ATGGCGCAATCCCAACCCCACCAACCCTCCTACGACCGTCACGACCATAAAATTATGGCTCTGTCGCGGGTGCTCAAGGCGCTGCGGGGGGCCACCACCGCCGAGGAAGCTGTGACCCTGGCCCTGAGCCACGTGCACCAGGAGTTTTCCTTTGAAGTGGCCTGGGTCGGCCTCTACGACCGGGTCAACCATCGTCTGGTCACCAAGGGGTGCCACAGTCCCCGCCAGATGCGCTCTATCCGCACCGTGCTCAACCTCACCCCCGGGGATGTGATGGAGCAGGTGGTGGTGCAGCAGCGTCCCCTGATTGTGGCGGATCTGCAAAACGAAATTCGGGCCGGTGAATGGGGCACCATTGCCAAACAGCTGGCCCTGCAAAGCGCGATTATTTTTCCGATCAAGCGCCAGGATGTGTGCTTTGGGCTGCTGGTGCTGGCCTCCCCCGCCTGGGGCAAGACTGCCTCCCTGGGAGAGCGGTCTTATCTGGCGATTGTGCTGGGGGAGTTGGCGGAGGCGCTGCACCACTTTGAGTCTGAGCAGCAGCGACAGCGGACGAAGCGGGTGGAGCAACCCCTGCTGGCCCTGATTGCCCGGTTGGGCACCCAGCCCGATATCGATAGCCAGCTCAGGGAAATTGTGCGGGAAACCCAGCGGTTTATTGCGCCCCAGCGCACCCGCATTTTCTGGTTCGAGCCCAAGGGCAACTACTTTTGGCAGCGCACCCCCAGCCCCCCCGCGCGCGCTGCCGCCCCTGAGGAGGAGCGATCGCTACAGATTGCCGTTGACGAGGTGCGCGGCCTGTACCAGGCCCTGGGCAACCAGCAGCTGGTGGTGGTGGGCGAGAGCCGGGGGGCGCTCAAAGCGATTGTCTCCGATCGCCTGATGCAGCAGCTCCAGGCCCAGTCACTGATGATTGCGCCGATCACCCGCCAGGGTGACCTGATGGGGTTCCTGTCGGTGGAGGGGACGGCCCCGCGCATTTGGGATGAGTCTGAGAAACAGTTTTTAATCGGCACTGCCCAGCTGCTCGGCGTCGCCCTGCCTGCGGCTGTCGCCAAAGAAACCGGACGCCAGAGTGAACTCGATCAGCACCTCACCACCGGCGTCATCCAGGGTATCCACGGCGATGCCGACTGGCACAGCACCCTCCAAACCTGTTTCACCGTGCTGCGGGATCGGCTGAGCATTCAGCAGTTTTTTGTGCTGTTGTTCAACCCCGATCGCAACGGCTACGACCTCTGCTTCCAAAGTCAGGCCAACCGCCCCAAGGGGGTACCCCTGCTGTGGCCCTGCCTGGACGATGTCGACTGGCAAATGCTGGAGCGTAGCCCCTCGGCCATCAGCATCGACAACCTGACCCACGAACTCAAGTTGATGGCCTGGCGACCCCACCTGCTCGACCTGGGGGCTCAGGCGGTGCTGGTGGGCAATGTAGCCCCTAGCAACGCCCCCGAGGGCTTGGTGCTGATCGGCGACAACATCAGCCGCCAGTGGACCACCACCGAGCAGTCGCTGTTTGAGGCTGTTGCCCGTCAGATCGGGGTCATCCTGCACCAGTGGCAGCTCCAGCGCCAGATCGATCAGCAGCAGCATATCTACGAATCAATTCAGTGGGGTCTCCAGGCCCTCCACAAGGGCCTCCACCCCGATCAACTGGAGCAGGTGACGCTCCAGCACATCATGCAGCTGCTGCACGGCTCAGCGGTGCTGCTGGTGACCTGGCAACCGGGCACCCCCACGGCTACGGTGTCCCAGGTGGTCAGCCAGGATACTAGCGTCAGCGTCGATACCCATCACCCCATCCCCGTCGGGTCAGACGCCCTGATCAACTGGGCGCTACAGACCGATGGCATGCTGCCCCTCTGCGTCGACGAACTGCCCGCTGAGACGAAAACCTGGTTTAGAACCACCGCGGGCAGCCGGCTGCTGATTACCGCCCTGCGAACGGCTCCGTCCCACGCGGTGGCGGGGATCGCGATCGCGGTGTCGCCGCCCCATCGCCAGTGGGCCAACCACCACTTCACCATTTTCAGGCTGCTCACCAGCCAGCTAGCCTGGTCGCGGCGGCACCTGGCCATGACCACCATGCTCACCCAGCAGCGGCAGGAACTGGAGAACCTGAACTGGTACAAACACCACCGCCTCGAAGACCTCTACCGCATGCTGGGCAAGCTGAGTCAGGATTTAGCCCATCTCCAGGCAAAAGACACTGCGATCGCCGGGGAGCTACAGCTGCTCCACGGTCAGATTGCCGCCGTGACGGAAAACGCCGAGGCAGTACTGGTGGGCGAGCGCTGGCAGCTGCACCGCGAACACCAGACCATGCCGCTGATCAGCCTGCTCAACCGCCTGATCGAGCGCGTCAACCCCATTCTAGAGGCCCGTCAACTCTGGTCCAAGGTGCACAACGAGAGCAATGTAGTGCTGGGGGGCGACATGCTCAAACTTGAACTGATTCTCTACGAAGTGATGGCGGCCGCCTGCAATCGTTCCCCCATCGGCGGACGGATTGACCTGTGGTGTCGAGTTCTCAACCTTGACTGGGTCGAGCTGTCGGTCACCGACGACGGCCAGTGCCCACCGCGGCTATTGGAAGAACTGAGTCAAAGCCAACTCCCCGATGTGCTGGCCCCGTCCACCCTGGATGGGCCACCGGGGCTACATCTGGCTATCTGCAAACTGTTGATCGATCAGCTAGGGGGGGAGATCAGCTTTTCCACCCTTGACGATGGGCGCACCCACAGCCGCATGTTGCTGCCTTTGGCGGCCTACCCCGAGCAGCACAAGGCCAAACCAATCATGAACCCTGCCGCCATCGAAACCAGCCATCCCAGCCCGACATGA